Proteins encoded in a region of the Clostridium butyricum genome:
- the infA gene encoding translation initiation factor IF-1 translates to MSKDDVIEMQGTVLESLPNAMFQVELESGHKILAHISGKLRMNFIRILPGDKVTVELSPYDLTRGRITWRAK, encoded by the coding sequence ATGTCAAAAGATGATGTTATAGAAATGCAAGGTACAGTACTAGAATCATTACCAAACGCTATGTTCCAAGTTGAACTAGAAAGTGGGCATAAGATTTTAGCACATATATCAGGTAAATTAAGAATGAACTTCATAAGAATTCTACCAGGTGATAAAGTTACTGTAGAACTTTCACCATATGATTTAACAAGAGGTAGAATTACATGGAGAGCTAAATAA
- the rpmJ gene encoding 50S ribosomal protein L36, whose amino-acid sequence MKVRPSVKPICEKCKVIRRKGKVMVICENPKHKQKQG is encoded by the coding sequence ATGAAAGTAAGACCATCAGTTAAGCCTATTTGTGAAAAGTGCAAAGTTATCAGAAGAAAAGGAAAAGTAATGGTAATCTGTGAAAATCCTAAGCACAAACAAAAACAAGGCTAA
- the rpsM gene encoding 30S ribosomal protein S13: protein MARIAGVDLPREKRVEIGLTYIYGVGLSTSQKILATTGINPDTRIKDLSEEEVNEIRTYINKNLIVEGDLRRDVALNIKRLIEIGSYRGIRHRRGLPVRGQKTKTNARTRKGPKKTIANKKK, encoded by the coding sequence ATGGCAAGAATAGCAGGCGTTGACCTACCAAGAGAAAAAAGAGTTGAAATAGGTTTAACTTATATCTATGGAGTAGGTTTATCAACTTCACAAAAAATCTTAGCTACAACAGGAATAAATCCAGATACAAGAATCAAGGATTTATCTGAAGAAGAAGTTAATGAAATTAGAACTTATATAAATAAGAACTTAATCGTTGAAGGTGACTTAAGAAGAGATGTTGCTTTAAACATTAAGAGATTAATAGAAATAGGATCATATAGAGGAATTAGACATAGAAGAGGTCTTCCAGTAAGAGGACAAAAAACTAAGACTAATGCAAGAACTAGAAAAGGTCCTAAGAAGACAATAGCTAATAAGAAGAAATAG
- the rpsK gene encoding 30S ribosomal protein S11 — MAAQKVKKTRRRKERKNVEHGAAHIKSTFNNSIVTLTDAVGNALSWSSAGALGFRGSRKSTPFAAQMAAETAAKAAMEHGLKSIEVYVKGPGSGREAAIRSLQAAGLEVTLIKDVTPIPHNGCRPPKRRRV; from the coding sequence ATGGCAGCTCAAAAAGTCAAGAAGACTAGAAGAAGAAAAGAAAGAAAAAATGTTGAGCATGGTGCTGCGCACATTAAGTCAACTTTTAATAATTCAATAGTTACTTTAACAGATGCAGTAGGTAATGCTTTATCATGGTCAAGTGCGGGTGCATTAGGATTCAGAGGATCAAGAAAGAGCACACCATTTGCAGCACAAATGGCAGCTGAAACTGCAGCTAAAGCAGCTATGGAGCACGGCTTAAAAAGTATAGAAGTTTATGTTAAAGGACCTGGTTCAGGAAGAGAAGCAGCTATCAGATCCTTACAAGCAGCAGGCTTAGAAGTAACATTAATTAAAGATGTTACTCCAATCCCACACAATGGTTGTAGACCACCAAAGAGAAGAAGAGTCTAG
- the rpsD gene encoding 30S ribosomal protein S4 produces MARYTGATCRLCRREGMKLFLKGDRCFTDKCAFVRRSYAPGQHGANKKKISGYGVQLREKQKAKRIYGVLESQFRAYYEKAEHMKGISGENLLKLLEMRLDNVVYRLGYGASRNEARQLVTHGHFLVNGKKVDICSYSVSANDVITVCEKSRASEKFKTFAENPKTLPAWLEANVDNFEGKVVAVPSREEIDVPVNETLIVELYSK; encoded by the coding sequence ATGGCAAGATATACTGGCGCTACATGTAGATTATGTAGAAGAGAAGGTATGAAACTTTTCCTTAAAGGTGATAGATGTTTCACTGACAAATGTGCATTTGTTAGAAGAAGCTACGCACCAGGACAACATGGAGCAAACAAAAAGAAGATCTCTGGCTATGGAGTTCAATTAAGAGAAAAACAAAAAGCAAAAAGAATATATGGTGTATTAGAAAGCCAATTCAGAGCATATTATGAAAAAGCTGAACACATGAAAGGTATTTCAGGTGAAAACTTACTTAAATTATTAGAAATGAGACTTGATAACGTAGTTTATAGATTAGGTTACGGTGCATCAAGAAATGAAGCTAGACAATTAGTTACTCATGGTCATTTCTTAGTAAATGGTAAAAAAGTTGACATCTGTTCATACAGCGTATCAGCTAACGATGTAATTACTGTATGCGAAAAGAGTAGAGCTTCTGAAAAGTTCAAAACTTTCGCTGAAAATCCAAAAACTTTACCAGCTTGGTTAGAAGCAAATGTTGATAACTTTGAAGGAAAAGTTGTAGCAGTGCCATCAAGAGAAGAAATAGATGTGCCTGTTAACGAAACACTTATTGTTGAGTTATACAGTAAATAA
- a CDS encoding DNA-directed RNA polymerase subunit alpha → MLEIEKPIIECIESNEDGTYGKYVVEPLERGYGITLGNALRRILLSSLPGVAPTSVKIDGVLHEFSTVQGVKEDVTELILNIKSLALKMNGEGPKVIYIDAKGPGEVTGADIKTDGDVEVVNKDLHIATLDSDGRLYMELTVNNGRGYVTQNKNKSDDLPISSIAVDSIYTPVKRVNFTVDNTRVGQITDYDKLTLEIWTNGTIRIDEAISLSAKILIEHFKLFMSLTDNTNDIEVMVEKEEDKKEKVLEMTVEELDLSVRSYNCLKRAGINTVQELATKSMDDMMKVRNLGKKSLEEVERKLKELGLCLKLSEE, encoded by the coding sequence ATGTTAGAAATCGAAAAGCCAATAATCGAATGTATAGAATCTAATGAAGATGGTACATATGGTAAATATGTTGTTGAGCCACTTGAAAGAGGATATGGTATTACATTAGGGAATGCCTTAAGAAGAATATTATTATCATCTCTTCCAGGAGTGGCACCAACTTCTGTTAAGATAGATGGAGTTTTACATGAGTTTTCTACTGTTCAAGGTGTTAAAGAAGATGTTACAGAATTAATTCTTAACATAAAATCTTTAGCTTTAAAAATGAATGGTGAAGGGCCAAAGGTTATTTATATTGATGCTAAAGGACCAGGAGAGGTTACTGGAGCTGATATAAAGACTGATGGTGATGTTGAAGTTGTCAATAAGGATTTACATATTGCAACTTTAGATTCTGATGGTAGACTTTACATGGAATTGACAGTTAATAATGGAAGAGGTTATGTTACTCAGAACAAAAATAAGAGTGATGATTTACCAATTTCATCAATTGCAGTTGATTCAATCTATACACCAGTAAAAAGAGTTAATTTTACTGTTGACAACACAAGAGTTGGTCAAATTACTGATTATGATAAATTAACTTTAGAAATTTGGACTAATGGAACAATCAGAATAGATGAAGCTATTAGTTTATCTGCAAAAATACTTATCGAACACTTTAAATTATTCATGTCATTAACAGATAATACTAATGATATTGAAGTAATGGTAGAAAAAGAAGAAGATAAGAAAGAAAAAGTCCTAGAAATGACTGTTGAAGAACTTGATTTATCAGTTAGATCATATAACTGTTTAAAGAGAGCTGGAATAAATACAGTTCAAGAACTTGCTACTAAATCTATGGATGATATGATGAAAGTAAGAAATCTAGGAAAGAAATCTTTAGAAGAAGTTGAAAGAAAGCTTAAAGAATTAGGTTTATGCCTAAAGTTAAGTGAAGAGTAA
- the rplQ gene encoding 50S ribosomal protein L17 produces MAGYRKLGLPTDQRKAMLRNLVTSLLKHGKIETTETRAKETRSIAEKMITLGKRGDLHARRQVLAYVQEELVVKNLFDNVAPKYAERNGGYTRMIKKGPRRGDGAEIVILELV; encoded by the coding sequence ATGGCAGGTTATCGTAAATTAGGTCTTCCTACAGATCAAAGAAAAGCTATGCTAAGAAATCTTGTTACTAGCTTATTAAAACATGGTAAGATCGAAACAACTGAAACAAGAGCTAAAGAAACTAGATCTATAGCTGAAAAAATGATCACTCTTGGTAAGAGAGGGGATCTTCATGCTAGAAGACAAGTATTAGCTTACGTTCAAGAAGAATTAGTTGTTAAAAACTTATTCGACAATGTAGCTCCAAAGTATGCTGAAAGAAACGGCGGATATACTAGAATGATTAAAAAAGGTCCTAGAAGAGGGGACGGAGCTGAAATAGTAATACTTGAATTAGTATAA
- a CDS encoding energy-coupling factor transporter ATPase, with protein MKDAMVQCINVSFKYIKNTEEGKTEEKYAVKDVNLEVKKGEFLVVLGHNGSGKSTIAKHMNALVIPTEGTVLVDGIDTKDPERIWDVRAKAGMVFQNPDNQIVATIVEEDVAFGPENLGIEPQEIRRRVDESLEKVGMSEYKRHAPHLLSGGQKQRVAIAGILAIQPECIIFDEPTAMLDPSGRKEVMKTIKELNEKHGITVVLITHYMDEAAQADRIVVIDGGHVMMEGIPREIFPQVEHMKKIGLDVPQVTELAYELKEAGLDINEKILNVDEMVNELCQLKQKI; from the coding sequence ATGAAGGATGCAATGGTACAATGCATAAATGTATCTTTTAAATATATAAAAAATACAGAAGAAGGTAAAACTGAAGAGAAATATGCAGTCAAAGATGTTAATTTAGAAGTTAAAAAAGGCGAATTTTTAGTTGTTTTAGGACACAATGGTTCTGGAAAATCAACAATAGCTAAACATATGAATGCATTGGTGATTCCAACCGAAGGTACCGTGTTAGTTGATGGTATTGATACAAAAGATCCAGAAAGAATATGGGATGTTAGAGCTAAAGCAGGAATGGTATTTCAAAACCCAGATAATCAGATTGTAGCGACAATAGTAGAAGAAGATGTTGCTTTTGGTCCTGAAAATTTAGGTATTGAACCACAAGAAATCCGTCGAAGAGTTGATGAAAGTTTGGAAAAGGTAGGAATGAGTGAATATAAAAGACATGCACCTCATTTATTATCTGGTGGGCAAAAACAAAGAGTTGCTATAGCTGGTATTCTTGCTATACAGCCTGAATGTATTATTTTTGATGAGCCTACAGCAATGCTTGATCCATCTGGAAGAAAAGAAGTTATGAAAACTATAAAAGAGCTTAATGAAAAGCATGGGATAACAGTAGTTCTTATAACTCATTATATGGATGAAGCTGCTCAAGCTGATAGAATTGTTGTTATTGATGGTGGACACGTAATGATGGAAGGTATTCCAAGAGAAATATTTCCACAGGTTGAACATATGAAAAAAATTGGTTTGGATGTTCCACAAGTGACTGAACTTGCTTATGAATTAAAAGAGGCTGGTTTAGATATAAATGAAAAAATACTTAATGTAGATGAGATGGTGAATGAATTATGTCAATTAAAACAGAAAATTTAA
- a CDS encoding energy-coupling factor transporter ATPase yields MSIKTENLTHIYMPKSPFEKVALDNVSVEIEDGDFVALIGHTGSGKSTLIQHFNGLLEASSGKIIVDGVDITEKNVKLTDIRKKVGLVFQYPEYQIFEETISKDIEFGPRNLGLSEEEITRRVKKSMEMVGLDYETYKDRSPFDLSGGQKRRVAIAGVIAMEPTTLILDEPTAGLDPKGRDDILGQIKKLHKDYNMTVIIVSHSMEDVANIAKRVIVMNHGKVALEGTPAEVFKEVDKLESIGLAVPQVTYLIRNLRAKGFDISDSIFTIEEAKRAILSIFASNSIKGDK; encoded by the coding sequence ATGTCAATTAAAACAGAAAATTTAACACATATTTATATGCCTAAGAGTCCTTTTGAAAAAGTGGCTTTGGATAATGTATCCGTAGAAATTGAAGATGGTGATTTTGTAGCTTTAATAGGACACACTGGTTCAGGAAAATCAACCCTTATACAACATTTTAATGGATTACTTGAGGCATCTAGCGGAAAGATAATTGTTGATGGTGTTGATATAACAGAGAAAAATGTAAAATTAACTGATATAAGAAAAAAAGTAGGTTTAGTATTTCAATATCCAGAATATCAGATATTCGAAGAAACTATTTCAAAGGATATTGAATTTGGACCTAGGAATCTAGGGTTATCTGAAGAGGAGATAACTAGAAGAGTTAAAAAATCAATGGAGATGGTAGGTTTAGATTATGAAACTTATAAAGATAGATCTCCGTTTGATTTAAGTGGAGGACAAAAAAGAAGAGTTGCAATAGCAGGTGTTATAGCTATGGAACCAACAACTCTGATATTAGATGAACCTACAGCAGGATTAGATCCAAAGGGTAGGGATGATATATTAGGGCAGATTAAGAAGTTACATAAGGATTATAATATGACTGTAATAATTGTTAGCCATAGTATGGAGGATGTAGCAAATATTGCAAAAAGGGTTATTGTAATGAACCATGGTAAGGTAGCTCTTGAAGGTACTCCAGCAGAAGTATTTAAAGAAGTTGATAAGCTTGAGAGTATAGGCCTTGCAGTACCACAAGTAACGTATTTAATAAGAAATTTAAGAGCAAAAGGGTTTGATATTTCAGATAGTATATTTACTATCGAAGAAGCTAAAAGGGCTATTCTATCTATTTTTGCTTCAAATAGTATAAAGGGGGATAAGTAG
- a CDS encoding energy-coupling factor transporter transmembrane component T family protein, whose product MLKDITIGQYLPGESFVHKLDPRTKILISLIFIICLFIVNKFIGYTVVIGFLLAVILVAKIPFRFIVKGLKPIFLLVVFTAVLNIFMIKGTPDTLLYKIGFLSIYVEGVKTAAFMAIRLILLIIGTSILTLTTSPIELTDGIEKLLRPIGKEIAHELAMMMTIALRFIPTLIDETDKIMKAQKARGADFESGGIIQKAKSLVPLLVPLFISSFRRADELAMAMEARGYRGGAGRTRMKVLKFTSKDTVAFIVATLIIVWSLVVRFIL is encoded by the coding sequence GTGTTAAAAGATATTACAATAGGACAGTATCTACCAGGTGAATCTTTTGTTCATAAATTAGATCCTAGAACAAAGATATTAATATCTCTAATATTTATAATATGTTTGTTTATAGTGAATAAATTTATTGGATACACTGTGGTTATTGGATTCCTATTAGCAGTAATTTTAGTTGCAAAAATTCCATTTAGATTCATAGTTAAAGGATTAAAGCCTATATTTTTATTAGTAGTATTTACAGCAGTACTAAATATTTTTATGATTAAAGGTACTCCAGATACATTACTATACAAGATTGGGTTCTTATCTATATATGTAGAAGGTGTGAAGACGGCAGCATTTATGGCAATAAGATTAATTCTGTTAATAATAGGCACATCAATACTCACATTAACTACATCTCCAATAGAGTTGACTGATGGGATTGAAAAACTTTTAAGACCTATTGGCAAAGAAATTGCTCATGAATTAGCTATGATGATGACTATTGCGTTAAGATTTATTCCAACACTTATTGATGAAACAGATAAAATAATGAAAGCACAGAAGGCAAGAGGTGCAGATTTTGAATCAGGTGGAATTATACAGAAGGCAAAAAGTCTTGTACCGCTATTAGTACCACTATTCATAAGCTCTTTTAGAAGAGCTGATGAACTTGCAATGGCTATGGAAGCAAGAGGATATAGAGGTGGGGCTGGAAGAACAAGAATGAAAGTTTTGAAATTTACATCTAAGGATACTGTTGCTTTTATCGTAGCTACATTAATAATAGTATGGTCGTTAGTAGTTAGATTTATCCTTTAA
- the truA gene encoding tRNA pseudouridine(38-40) synthase TruA, with translation MRNIKLTIEFDGSEFCGWQKQPKGRTVQKVIEEAIFKATGEEIIINGSSRTDSGVHAKDMIANFFTNSTIPGDKFREALNVRLPKDVSIIRSEEVSEDFHARYSSKGKTYSYTIIHRYERVSFGHQYVYHWRHDLDIDNMREACKYFIGTHDFRAFMSPGSSIKTTVRTITDLHIEQNGEKIKIFVSADGFLYNMVRIIVGTLIKVGNKKLKPEDIQDIIREGNRKRAGMVVPPNGLVLEKVFY, from the coding sequence ATGAGAAATATAAAATTAACAATTGAATTTGATGGTAGTGAATTTTGTGGCTGGCAAAAGCAGCCCAAAGGAAGAACTGTTCAGAAAGTAATTGAAGAAGCAATTTTTAAGGCTACTGGTGAAGAAATTATTATTAATGGAAGTTCAAGAACTGACTCAGGGGTTCATGCTAAGGATATGATAGCTAATTTCTTCACTAATAGCACGATTCCGGGTGATAAATTTAGAGAAGCACTAAATGTACGTTTACCAAAGGATGTGTCTATAATAAGGTCAGAAGAGGTATCTGAAGATTTTCATGCAAGGTACTCATCAAAGGGAAAAACATATTCATATACAATAATTCATAGATATGAGAGAGTATCTTTTGGTCATCAGTATGTATACCATTGGAGGCATGATTTAGATATTGATAACATGAGAGAAGCTTGTAAATACTTTATTGGAACTCATGACTTTAGAGCCTTTATGTCTCCAGGAAGTTCTATAAAAACAACAGTACGTACAATAACAGATTTGCATATAGAACAAAATGGGGAGAAAATTAAGATTTTTGTAAGTGCTGATGGATTTTTATATAATATGGTTAGAATAATAGTTGGTACTCTAATTAAGGTGGGAAATAAAAAGTTAAAACCGGAAGATATTCAGGATATAATACGTGAAGGTAATAGAAAACGTGCTGGAATGGTAGTTCCACCTAATGGATTAGTCCTAGAAAAAGTTTTTTATTAA
- the rplM gene encoding 50S ribosomal protein L13, translated as MKSYIAKASEIERKWYVVDAAGKPLGRVASQVASILRGKNKPTFTPNVDCGDFVIVINAEKVVLTGKKLDQKLMRKHSLYPGGLKETPYRVVLDKKPEFAFEEAVRRMLPTGVLGRQMLKKLNVYRGAEHNHAAQKPEVLELRY; from the coding sequence ATGAAATCATACATTGCTAAAGCAAGTGAAATCGAAAGAAAATGGTATGTTGTTGATGCTGCTGGTAAGCCACTAGGTAGAGTTGCTAGCCAAGTTGCTTCAATTTTAAGAGGAAAAAATAAACCAACTTTTACACCTAACGTTGACTGCGGAGACTTCGTTATCGTAATAAACGCAGAAAAGGTAGTTTTAACTGGTAAAAAGTTAGATCAAAAATTAATGAGAAAGCATAGTCTTTACCCAGGCGGATTAAAAGAAACTCCATACAGAGTAGTATTAGATAAGAAACCTGAATTCGCATTCGAAGAAGCAGTAAGAAGAATGCTTCCAACAGGCGTATTAGGAAGACAAATGTTAAAGAAATTAAATGTATACAGAGGTGCAGAACATAATCACGCAGCTCAAAAACCAGAAGTACTTGAGTTAAGATATTAA
- the rpsI gene encoding 30S ribosomal protein S9, translating to MAKVQYMGTGRRKKSVARVRLVPGNGKVVVNKREIESFFGLETLRVIVNQPLVLTGTKDKFDVLVNVHGGGFTGQAGAIRHGIARALVKSDEALKSELKKAGFLTRDSRMKERKKYGLKKARKASQFSKR from the coding sequence ATGGCAAAAGTTCAATACATGGGAACTGGAAGAAGAAAAAAATCAGTTGCAAGAGTAAGACTTGTACCAGGAAATGGTAAGGTTGTTGTAAATAAAAGAGAAATAGAAAGCTTTTTTGGTTTAGAAACTTTAAGAGTTATCGTAAACCAACCATTAGTTTTAACTGGAACTAAAGATAAGTTTGACGTTTTAGTTAATGTTCATGGTGGTGGATTCACAGGTCAAGCTGGAGCTATCAGACACGGTATAGCTAGAGCATTAGTTAAATCTGATGAAGCTTTAAAATCAGAATTAAAGAAGGCTGGATTCTTAACTAGAGATTCAAGAATGAAAGAAAGAAAGAAATACGGTCTTAAAAAAGCAAGAAAGGCTTCTCAATTCTCAAAGAGATAG
- a CDS encoding Na/Pi cotransporter family protein, whose amino-acid sequence MDTIKVIIQLMGGLGLFIYGMKLMGDGLENAAGEGLKTILEKVTSNRIMGVGIGAIVTAVIQSSSATTVMVVGFVNAGLMTLAQAAGVIMGANIGTTITAQLVAFKLDQVAPVFVFVGAALVMFAKAKKRKEIGNIILGFGILFTGMGAMSGAMKPLASSPMFTDVLLAIGDNWFIGIIAGAAITAILQSSSATTGILIALASTGLIDIGLALPIVFGCNIGTCITAMLASVGTNKTAHKAALLHLVFNIVGTIVFLPFIGLIAKFVQHVSPDDVSRQIANAHTVFNVANTALLLPFTNYIIKFINKAIPCEENIEKAGPKYIDDRVLETPVIAAGQVIKETIRMANKAKENVELSMKAFVDGDESLIEKVYENEKIINILEESITEYLVKLAKCDLSDKEKGIVASTFHVIIDIERIGDHADNIADLTIEKINKNLKYSKDAIDELYEIYNSTLEALEIAIDSYVTRDITKAKSIIDVEDKIDAYQRTYREKHIQRLYDGKCNAFAGAVFLDLISSFERIGDHSTNITESVLENYVN is encoded by the coding sequence GTGGATACAATAAAGGTTATTATTCAATTAATGGGTGGATTAGGGCTATTTATTTATGGTATGAAATTAATGGGGGATGGATTAGAGAATGCAGCAGGGGAAGGTTTAAAAACTATCCTTGAAAAGGTTACAAGCAATCGTATTATGGGGGTTGGAATTGGTGCGATTGTTACAGCTGTTATTCAGAGTAGTAGTGCCACTACAGTAATGGTTGTAGGATTTGTTAATGCAGGTCTTATGACATTAGCACAAGCGGCAGGTGTTATAATGGGTGCCAATATAGGTACAACTATTACAGCACAACTTGTAGCTTTTAAGCTAGATCAGGTTGCTCCTGTATTCGTATTTGTAGGTGCTGCATTAGTTATGTTTGCTAAAGCTAAAAAAAGAAAAGAAATAGGAAATATAATACTTGGTTTTGGTATACTATTTACTGGAATGGGTGCAATGAGTGGAGCAATGAAGCCATTAGCATCATCGCCAATGTTTACAGACGTATTATTAGCAATAGGGGATAATTGGTTTATTGGAATTATAGCAGGTGCTGCTATTACAGCCATATTACAAAGTTCATCAGCAACAACTGGTATATTGATTGCTTTAGCATCAACTGGACTTATAGATATAGGACTAGCATTACCAATAGTTTTTGGATGTAATATAGGTACTTGTATAACAGCTATGCTTGCAAGTGTAGGAACTAACAAAACTGCACATAAAGCAGCATTATTACATTTAGTATTTAATATAGTTGGAACAATTGTATTCCTACCTTTTATAGGACTTATAGCAAAGTTTGTTCAGCATGTCAGTCCAGATGATGTAAGCAGACAGATTGCGAATGCACATACGGTATTTAATGTTGCTAATACAGCATTACTTTTACCATTTACTAATTACATAATTAAATTTATAAACAAGGCAATTCCTTGTGAAGAAAATATTGAAAAAGCTGGACCAAAATATATTGATGATAGAGTTTTAGAAACTCCAGTTATTGCAGCCGGACAAGTTATTAAAGAAACTATAAGAATGGCTAATAAAGCAAAAGAGAATGTTGAATTATCTATGAAGGCTTTTGTTGATGGTGATGAATCACTAATTGAAAAGGTGTATGAAAATGAAAAAATAATTAATATACTTGAAGAAAGCATAACTGAATATTTAGTGAAACTTGCTAAGTGTGATTTATCAGATAAGGAAAAAGGTATTGTTGCATCAACATTCCATGTAATTATTGATATTGAGAGAATAGGAGATCATGCAGACAATATTGCAGATTTAACTATTGAAAAGATAAATAAAAATTTAAAATACAGTAAAGATGCTATTGATGAATTATATGAAATTTATAACTCAACACTAGAAGCATTAGAAATAGCTATTGATTCTTATGTAACAAGAGATATTACTAAAGCAAAGAGTATTATCGATGTTGAAGATAAGATTGATGCATATCAAAGAACTTATAGAGAAAAGCATATTCAAAGATTATATGATGGTAAATGTAATGCATTTGCAGGTGCTGTGTTCTTAGATTTAATAAGTTCTTTTGAAAGAATAGGAGATCATTCAACTAATATTACTGAGAGTGTATTAGAAAATTACGTTAATTAA
- the cwlD gene encoding N-acetylmuramoyl-L-alanine amidase CwlD, whose product MKFRRILSLMCILLIIFSMPIKVKAEDEKDQHIILIDAGHGGIDGGAKSKNGTIEKDINLAIASKLKKKLEDGGYKVYMTREDDSQLAKKKVEDLTKRCQLKKETQCEVFISIHQNMFPQANCFGAQVWYASNDKSKELAEGIQESLKEQIKDNNKRIAKAAKDQYKILRDGYDGACILVECGFLSNSEEEQRLKSDEHQENLTEGIKSGLDKYFESK is encoded by the coding sequence ATGAAGTTTAGAAGAATTTTATCTTTAATGTGTATTTTGCTTATTATATTTTCCATGCCTATAAAAGTTAAGGCTGAAGATGAAAAAGATCAGCATATAATATTAATCGATGCAGGTCATGGTGGGATTGATGGAGGAGCAAAATCAAAAAATGGAACTATCGAAAAAGATATAAATCTTGCTATAGCATCAAAACTAAAGAAAAAGCTTGAAGATGGTGGATATAAAGTATATATGACAAGAGAAGATGATTCTCAGTTAGCTAAAAAGAAAGTAGAAGATTTAACCAAGAGGTGTCAATTAAAAAAAGAAACTCAATGTGAAGTATTTATTTCAATACATCAGAATATGTTTCCACAGGCAAACTGTTTTGGTGCACAGGTGTGGTATGCATCAAATGATAAGAGCAAAGAATTGGCAGAAGGAATTCAGGAATCATTAAAAGAGCAGATTAAGGATAATAATAAAAGAATAGCTAAAGCTGCAAAAGATCAGTATAAAATATTAAGGGATGGTTATGATGGAGCTTGTATTTTAGTAGAATGCGGTTTCTTATCTAATTCAGAGGAAGAGCAAAGATTAAAGTCTGATGAACATCAAGAAAATTTAACAGAAGGAATCAAAAGTGGTTTAGATAAGTACTTTGAAAGTAAGTAG
- a CDS encoding fumarate hydratase: protein MREVNVALITDTVKRLSIEANYFLGADIKESLEKSRKEETYELAGQVLDKIILNSEIACKEKMPMCQDTGMACVFLEIGQDVHFVGGNLEAAINEGVRRGYEDGFLRKSVVDDPIRRVNTKDNTPAVIYYDIVDGDKVKVTLAPKGFGSENMSKIGMLKPSDGLEGVKNFVIETVKAAGPNPCPPMVVGVGIGGTFDKAAYLAKKALIRPINTSNKDEFYKDLEIELLEKINKLGIGPQGFGGKTTALGLNIETYPTHIAGLPVAVNINCHATRHKEAII, encoded by the coding sequence ATGCGCGAAGTAAATGTAGCTTTAATTACTGATACTGTAAAAAGGTTATCAATAGAAGCTAATTATTTTTTAGGGGCTGATATAAAAGAATCATTAGAAAAATCAAGAAAAGAAGAAACATACGAACTAGCAGGACAAGTTCTTGATAAAATCATTTTAAACTCTGAAATTGCATGCAAAGAAAAAATGCCTATGTGCCAAGATACAGGTATGGCATGTGTATTCTTGGAAATAGGACAAGACGTACACTTTGTAGGGGGAAATTTAGAAGCAGCTATAAATGAAGGTGTAAGAAGAGGATATGAAGATGGATTTTTAAGAAAATCAGTTGTAGATGATCCTATAAGAAGAGTTAACACAAAGGATAATACTCCAGCAGTAATTTATTATGATATTGTGGATGGAGATAAAGTAAAGGTTACTTTGGCTCCAAAGGGGTTTGGTTCAGAAAACATGAGTAAAATAGGTATGCTGAAACCATCTGATGGTTTAGAAGGAGTTAAGAATTTTGTTATAGAAACAGTAAAAGCAGCTGGACCTAATCCATGTCCTCCTATGGTTGTTGGTGTAGGTATTGGAGGAACATTTGATAAAGCAGCATATTTAGCTAAAAAAGCTTTAATTAGACCAATAAACACAAGTAACAAAGATGAATTTTATAAGGATTTAGAAATAGAGTTATTAGAAAAAATAAATAAACTTGGAATTGGACCACAAGGATTTGGTGGAAAGACAACAGCTTTAGGTCTGAATATTGAGACATATCCAACACATATAGCAGGTCTTCCAGTAGCGGTTAATATTAATTGCCATGCTACTAGGCATAAAGAAGCAATAATATAG